A single genomic interval of Streptomyces graminofaciens harbors:
- a CDS encoding lactonase family protein, with the protein MAAPTPNDKRRRRAYIGSYTSAGGPGILLASVNAETGALTVLSTTDDFPDPSYLTLSPDGTTLYAAGETTEGAIAAYRVTGDKPEPAGSPVPVGSGPTHLTLFADHVLTADHGSGSVTAVPLRLDATLTHTASGTLRHTGSGPHPEHQRTPHAHQVLPAPGGRWFVSVDLGTDSVRVCALRDGTPVVHRETRLRPGSGPRHLTFHPAGSYAYVLNELAPTVTVCRWNAADGLLEPLGETPVLPGAPDGDAYPSEVVVSPDGRFVWTATRGPDLLSVFAVEEAGAALRLVTTVPCGGHWPRDVTFHEGWLYVANERPGDVTWFAVDPDTGVPRRRGSIETPAASCVLLDG; encoded by the coding sequence GTGGCGGCACCGACACCGAACGACAAGCGCCGACGACGGGCCTACATCGGCTCCTACACGTCGGCCGGAGGCCCGGGCATCCTCCTGGCCTCCGTGAACGCCGAAACCGGCGCCCTGACCGTCCTGAGCACCACGGACGACTTCCCCGACCCCTCGTACCTCACCCTCTCCCCGGACGGGACCACCCTCTACGCGGCCGGCGAGACGACCGAGGGTGCGATCGCCGCGTACCGCGTGACAGGCGACAAGCCCGAACCGGCAGGTTCCCCGGTACCGGTCGGCAGCGGCCCCACCCACCTCACCCTCTTCGCCGACCATGTCCTGACCGCCGACCACGGCTCCGGAAGCGTCACCGCCGTCCCCCTCCGCCTCGACGCCACCCTCACGCACACCGCGTCGGGCACCCTCCGCCACACCGGCTCGGGCCCGCACCCCGAGCACCAGCGAACCCCGCACGCCCACCAGGTCCTCCCCGCCCCCGGCGGCCGCTGGTTCGTCTCGGTCGACCTCGGCACGGACTCGGTGCGAGTGTGCGCCTTGCGGGACGGCACACCCGTGGTTCACCGCGAGACCCGCCTACGCCCTGGCTCCGGGCCGCGCCACCTCACCTTCCACCCGGCCGGCTCGTACGCCTATGTGCTGAACGAACTCGCCCCCACCGTCACCGTCTGCCGCTGGAACGCCGCCGACGGGCTCCTGGAGCCGCTCGGCGAGACCCCGGTGCTCCCGGGCGCCCCCGACGGCGACGCGTACCCCTCCGAAGTCGTCGTCTCGCCCGACGGCCGTTTCGTGTGGACGGCGACCCGAGGCCCGGACCTGCTGTCGGTGTTCGCGGTCGAGGAGGCGGGCGCGGCGCTGCGCCTCGTGACGACCGTGCCCTGTGGCGGCCACTGGCCGCGCGACGTCACGTTCCACGAGGGATGGCTGTACGTCGCCAACGAACGCCCCGGGGACGTCACATGGTTCGCAGTCGACCCGGACACCGGAGTGCCCCGCCGCCGTGGCTCGATCGAGACGCCCGCGGCCTCGTGCGTGCTCCTCGACGGCTGA
- a CDS encoding LacI family DNA-binding transcriptional regulator: MTRVVGRIAASSAPRSADVARAAGVSRKTVSRVLNNEPYVSDELRRRVLDAAVELGYRLNHAARALASGRNRSIGVVALGTAGYGTASLLVGIEKAVRDAGYALRVVNTEDGDPEGISGAVMSLLEQGVDGVVVSEPVVEGEVSLRVDVPVLFLGAPPAFTAARTLSVGVGAHALARAATDHLLDLGHTTVHHVAGPRRWYASKDRIEGWRAALAARGAPEQPVVEGDWSPASGYAAGRELAADSSVTAVFVAGDEMAVGLIHALREAGRRVPEDISVVGFDGNPVFAYVTPPLTTARQPFDAAAREGIRLLVHAIEEPETDLPPAGEPPVELVVRGSTAPPPSYGVG; this comes from the coding sequence ATGACACGAGTGGTGGGGCGGATCGCGGCCTCTTCCGCGCCGCGCAGCGCGGACGTGGCCCGCGCGGCGGGGGTCTCCCGCAAGACGGTGTCGCGGGTCCTGAACAACGAGCCGTACGTGTCCGACGAGCTCCGCCGACGCGTCCTCGATGCCGCCGTGGAACTCGGGTACCGGCTGAACCACGCCGCCAGGGCGCTGGCCTCGGGGCGGAACCGCTCCATCGGCGTCGTCGCCCTGGGGACGGCCGGATACGGCACCGCCTCGCTCCTCGTGGGCATCGAGAAGGCCGTACGGGACGCAGGCTACGCACTGCGTGTGGTCAACACCGAGGACGGGGACCCCGAAGGCATCTCCGGCGCCGTGATGTCTCTCCTCGAACAGGGAGTTGACGGCGTCGTCGTCTCCGAACCCGTTGTGGAGGGCGAGGTCTCCCTCAGGGTCGATGTGCCGGTGCTCTTCCTGGGCGCGCCACCGGCCTTCACCGCTGCCCGGACCCTCAGCGTGGGCGTGGGCGCCCACGCGCTGGCGCGGGCGGCCACCGATCACCTGCTGGATCTGGGACACACGACCGTCCATCACGTCGCCGGTCCCCGGCGCTGGTACGCCTCCAAGGACCGTATCGAGGGATGGCGGGCGGCGTTGGCGGCACGGGGCGCGCCCGAACAGCCGGTGGTCGAGGGCGACTGGTCGCCCGCCTCCGGCTACGCGGCGGGCCGCGAGCTGGCTGCGGACAGCTCCGTGACCGCGGTGTTCGTGGCGGGTGACGAAATGGCCGTCGGCCTGATCCACGCCCTGCGGGAGGCCGGACGCCGTGTGCCGGAGGACATCAGCGTGGTCGGTTTCGACGGCAACCCCGTCTTCGCGTACGTCACTCCACCGCTGACCACCGCGCGTCAGCCCTTCGACGCCGCGGCACGGGAGGGAATCAGGCTGCTCGTGCACGCCATCGAGGAGCCGGAGACCGATCTGCCGCCTGCGGGCGAGCCGCCGGTCGAACTCGTCGTCCGCGGCTCGACCGCACCTCCGCCGTCCTACGGGGTCGGGTAG
- a CDS encoding FUSC family protein yields the protein MFIAPDPGRLRLRNSARAVIGVGAAVAASELCGFSLSASITGGLAALLALFTVTDPTVGAQRITTALLPAAGFPVLALATALHGVTTVRDVAFVATVFCGVYARRWGARGQALGIFAFMSFFVTQFLHAVPAQLPELYAAMVLALLVAATVRFLLWPIERGGSPVFVPAELPGTGLSRTTTRQAVQAAVACSLALLIGQAFSEDRWYWAVGTAWWIFVNTASRGETLVRGFRRVLGTVIGVAVGLLVAVPLNGAPTPSVGLVAFCVFGIFYTAAVSYSWMILAVTVMASLLYGLLGVLDADLLVLRLVETGVGAVCAMLAVVLVLPVTTHATNDAWIQRALHCVHAATTATAARLEGDPEADPAPHAAELELLFGRARVALAPLVHPLNPFRARKERARQTIQLLDDCVNEVRALGSATADPARLHEASLVAACWRVKSAVEALTARRPGRVEAAAQETAHQAEAGPAHVHLHKLEKALSELAMPLGSSPGSRLTGS from the coding sequence ATGTTCATAGCTCCAGATCCGGGCCGCCTGCGACTGCGGAATTCGGCCCGCGCCGTGATCGGCGTCGGAGCCGCGGTGGCTGCCTCCGAACTCTGTGGCTTCTCCCTCTCCGCGTCGATCACCGGCGGCCTCGCCGCGCTCCTCGCCCTTTTCACCGTCACCGATCCGACCGTCGGTGCCCAGCGGATCACCACTGCCCTTCTGCCCGCGGCTGGATTTCCGGTTCTGGCACTCGCCACCGCGTTGCACGGTGTCACCACCGTCAGGGACGTCGCGTTCGTGGCCACAGTCTTCTGTGGCGTCTATGCCCGTAGATGGGGGGCACGTGGTCAGGCGCTCGGGATCTTCGCTTTCATGAGCTTCTTCGTGACGCAGTTCCTGCACGCCGTCCCCGCACAACTGCCCGAGTTGTACGCCGCGATGGTCCTCGCACTGTTGGTGGCCGCCACGGTGCGCTTTCTGCTCTGGCCCATCGAACGCGGTGGCTCGCCCGTTTTCGTTCCCGCCGAATTGCCCGGCACGGGTCTGTCGCGGACAACCACTCGGCAGGCTGTCCAAGCCGCGGTTGCCTGCTCCCTCGCACTCCTCATCGGCCAGGCATTCTCCGAAGACCGCTGGTACTGGGCCGTTGGTACCGCCTGGTGGATATTCGTCAATACGGCGTCCCGAGGCGAGACCCTTGTTCGCGGTTTTCGCCGCGTCCTGGGAACCGTGATCGGTGTCGCTGTCGGCCTTCTTGTCGCCGTTCCACTGAATGGGGCGCCTACGCCGTCGGTCGGGCTGGTCGCGTTCTGCGTCTTCGGCATCTTCTATACGGCAGCGGTCTCGTACTCCTGGATGATTCTGGCGGTGACCGTCATGGCCAGCCTCCTCTACGGATTGTTGGGCGTGCTGGATGCCGACCTGCTCGTACTCCGTCTCGTGGAGACAGGCGTGGGCGCGGTGTGCGCCATGCTCGCCGTGGTCCTCGTGCTTCCGGTCACGACACACGCGACGAACGACGCCTGGATCCAGCGGGCCCTGCACTGCGTACATGCCGCCACAACCGCCACGGCTGCTCGGCTCGAAGGCGACCCCGAGGCCGACCCGGCCCCGCACGCCGCGGAGTTGGAGCTGTTGTTCGGCCGAGCAAGGGTGGCACTGGCTCCGCTGGTACACCCTCTCAACCCGTTCCGCGCCCGCAAGGAGCGCGCTCGTCAGACGATTCAGTTGCTCGACGACTGCGTGAACGAGGTACGAGCCCTGGGTTCCGCCACCGCCGACCCGGCCAGGCTGCACGAGGCCTCCTTGGTCGCTGCCTGCTGGCGTGTGAAGTCCGCAGTGGAAGCCTTGACCGCGCGCCGCCCGGGACGAGTAGAAGCTGCCGCCCAGGAGACGGCCCATCAGGCGGAGGCGGGGCCGGCCCACGTGCATCTGCACAAGCTGGAGAAGGCACTGTCGGAGCTGGCGATGCCGCTCGGATCGTCTCCGGGTTCTCGGCTGACGGGTTCGTGA
- the paaB gene encoding 1,2-phenylacetyl-CoA epoxidase subunit PaaB, which translates to MSGTNKGDWPLYEVFVRGKRGLNHVHVGSLHAADDRMALTHARDLYTRRNEGVSIWVVRSEHIAASTRDEKDPFFAPSADKVYRHPTFYDIPDDVPHI; encoded by the coding sequence ATGAGCGGCACGAACAAGGGCGACTGGCCGCTGTACGAGGTGTTCGTGCGCGGCAAGCGCGGGCTCAACCACGTCCACGTGGGCTCGCTGCACGCCGCCGACGACCGGATGGCGCTCACCCACGCCCGTGACCTGTACACCCGGCGCAACGAGGGCGTCTCGATCTGGGTGGTGCGCAGCGAGCACATCGCCGCCTCCACCCGCGACGAGAAGGACCCCTTCTTCGCGCCCAGCGCCGACAAGGTGTACCGCCACCCGACCTTCTACGACATCCCCGACGATGTCCCGCACATCTGA
- the paaC gene encoding 1,2-phenylacetyl-CoA epoxidase subunit PaaC, with translation MSDDHVYLTLAEGHEDDARWAYGTGFEDPLHGVDTTVPEGVDTGRLAADCVALADDALVSAQRLAEWTTRAPELEEEVALANIGLDLLGQARLLYSRAGQVDGTGRDEDAYAYFRDADDFRNVRLAELPNGDFAFSVVRLLILASWRLAHFERLAGHTDPVLSAIAAKGVKELTYHRQYAAEWAVRLGDGTEESHRRMRKALEQVAPYVGELFTAYDVRDDVVAVLRQVTEAAGLPMPVYRPASGAGRAGDHTGHLVPLLAELQSVARAHPEATW, from the coding sequence ATGAGTGACGACCACGTCTACCTGACCCTCGCCGAGGGACATGAGGACGACGCCCGCTGGGCCTACGGCACCGGCTTCGAGGACCCCCTGCACGGCGTGGACACCACCGTGCCCGAGGGCGTCGACACCGGCCGGCTCGCCGCGGACTGCGTGGCCCTCGCCGACGACGCCCTGGTCTCCGCCCAGCGGCTCGCCGAGTGGACGACTCGCGCCCCCGAACTGGAGGAGGAGGTGGCCCTCGCCAACATCGGCCTTGACCTCCTCGGCCAGGCCCGGCTCCTGTACTCCCGCGCCGGTCAGGTCGACGGCACCGGCCGCGACGAGGACGCGTACGCCTACTTCCGCGACGCCGACGACTTCCGCAACGTACGCCTGGCCGAACTCCCCAATGGTGACTTCGCGTTCTCCGTCGTCCGGCTGCTGATTCTCGCCAGCTGGCGACTCGCCCACTTCGAGCGGCTCGCCGGCCACACCGACCCGGTCCTGTCGGCGATCGCCGCGAAGGGCGTCAAGGAACTGACGTACCACCGGCAGTACGCGGCCGAGTGGGCCGTACGCCTCGGTGACGGCACCGAGGAGTCGCACCGGCGGATGCGGAAGGCACTGGAACAGGTCGCCCCGTACGTCGGCGAGTTGTTCACGGCGTACGACGTACGGGACGACGTGGTCGCTGTGCTGCGCCAGGTCACCGAGGCCGCCGGACTGCCGATGCCCGTGTACCGGCCGGCGTCGGGCGCGGGACGTGCGGGCGACCACACCGGGCATCTCGTCCCGCTGCTCGCCGAGCTGCAGAGCGTCGCCCGCGCCCACCCGGAGGCGACATGGTGA
- a CDS encoding Lrp/AsnC family transcriptional regulator, translating into MAVDELDTRILRLLLEQPRTSVREYARILGVARGTLQARLDRLERDGVITGSSPSLSPAALGHPVLAFVHIEVTQGHLDDVGDALAAVPEIVEAFSITGGGDLLTRVVARDNAHLEDVIQVLISLPGVVRTRTEVALRERVPHRLLPLVEAVGRAARN; encoded by the coding sequence ATGGCCGTGGACGAGCTCGACACCCGCATCCTCCGGCTGCTGCTGGAACAGCCGCGCACCAGCGTGCGTGAGTACGCCCGGATCCTCGGCGTCGCCCGCGGGACGCTCCAGGCGCGGCTCGACCGGCTGGAGCGCGATGGTGTGATCACCGGTTCGAGCCCTTCGCTCTCCCCCGCCGCGCTCGGCCACCCGGTGCTCGCCTTCGTACACATCGAGGTGACCCAGGGGCATCTCGATGATGTGGGGGACGCGCTGGCGGCCGTACCGGAGATCGTCGAGGCGTTCTCGATCACCGGTGGCGGCGATCTGCTGACGCGGGTCGTGGCCCGGGACAACGCGCATCTGGAGGATGTGATCCAGGTGCTGATCAGCCTGCCGGGTGTGGTCCGCACCCGTACAGAAGTGGCGCTGCGGGAGCGGGTGCCGCACCGGCTGCTGCCGTTGGTGGAGGCGGTGGGCAGGGCGGCGAGGAATTGA
- the paaD gene encoding 1,2-phenylacetyl-CoA epoxidase subunit PaaD yields the protein MVTTTPLDARRARHIAEQVPDPELPMLTLADLGVLRGVEVTDDGTVVASLTPTYSGCPAMAEMRADVAARLGAAGYDRVEIRTVLHPPWTSDWITPAGRRKLSEHGIAPPGAAPRGPVTLTLSPIRRTVPCPRCGSADTEETSRFAATSCKALWRCRACREPFEYVKEI from the coding sequence ATGGTGACCACCACACCGCTCGACGCCCGGCGCGCCCGGCACATCGCCGAGCAGGTGCCCGACCCCGAGCTGCCGATGCTCACCCTCGCCGACCTCGGCGTCCTGCGTGGGGTCGAGGTCACCGACGACGGCACGGTAGTCGCGAGCCTCACGCCCACGTACTCGGGCTGCCCGGCCATGGCCGAGATGCGCGCCGACGTGGCTGCGCGGCTCGGCGCGGCCGGGTACGACCGGGTGGAGATCCGCACGGTCCTGCACCCGCCCTGGACCAGCGACTGGATCACCCCGGCAGGCCGCCGCAAGCTCTCCGAGCACGGCATCGCCCCGCCCGGAGCGGCCCCGCGCGGCCCCGTCACGCTCACGCTCTCACCCATCCGGCGCACGGTCCCGTGCCCCCGCTGCGGCTCGGCGGACACCGAGGAGACCTCCCGCTTCGCCGCCACGTCCTGCAAGGCCCTGTGGCGCTGCCGCGCCTGCCGCGAGCCGTTCGAGTACGTCAAGGAGATCTGA
- the paaE gene encoding 1,2-phenylacetyl-CoA epoxidase subunit PaaE has protein sequence MEGLKEESTGGLREESAGGVREAPRAEPTAVSAPAARPRTRRRPSFHPLRVAAVQPLCGDAAAVSFTIPDELAEEFDFAPGQSLTLRREIDGRDERRSYSICSPAGSVPRIGVRVVPGGLFSEWLVKGVRPGETVEVMAPTGAFTPDLTTPGDHVLIAAGSGITPMLSIAESVLAADDRSTVTLFYGNRRTDTVMFADELADLKDLYPTRFQLAHVLSREPREAELLSGRLDAGRLSALIGSLVDVTAADHWWLCGPHGMVRDAQQVLTGLGVPADRVHQELFYADDEPVREVRHDEAAVEGPVSEVTITLDGRSTTSALSRDRSILDGAQRTRPDLPFACKGGVCGTCRALVTDGKADMRRNFALEKSEVDAGYVLTCQSYPVSETLTVDFDS, from the coding sequence ATGGAAGGCCTCAAGGAAGAGTCGACGGGAGGCCTGCGGGAGGAGTCGGCGGGCGGCGTGAGGGAAGCGCCGAGAGCCGAGCCGACGGCCGTGTCCGCTCCCGCTGCTCGCCCCCGTACCCGTCGCCGCCCCTCCTTCCACCCCCTCCGCGTGGCCGCCGTGCAGCCGCTGTGCGGTGACGCGGCGGCCGTCAGCTTCACGATCCCGGACGAGCTGGCCGAGGAGTTCGACTTCGCGCCCGGCCAGTCGCTCACCCTGCGCCGCGAGATCGACGGGCGGGACGAGCGCCGCTCCTACTCGATCTGCTCACCCGCCGGTTCCGTGCCGCGCATCGGCGTACGGGTCGTGCCGGGAGGCCTGTTCTCGGAGTGGCTGGTCAAGGGCGTGCGCCCCGGCGAGACCGTCGAGGTGATGGCCCCGACCGGCGCCTTCACCCCCGACCTCACCACCCCCGGCGACCACGTCCTGATCGCGGCCGGCTCCGGCATCACCCCCATGCTGTCCATCGCCGAGTCCGTCCTCGCCGCCGACGACCGCTCGACCGTCACCCTCTTCTACGGCAACCGGCGCACCGACACGGTGATGTTCGCCGACGAGCTCGCCGACCTGAAGGACCTGTACCCGACCCGGTTCCAGCTCGCCCATGTGCTGTCCCGGGAACCCCGCGAGGCCGAGCTGCTCTCCGGGCGCCTCGACGCCGGGCGACTCTCGGCGCTGATCGGCTCCCTCGTCGACGTCACGGCCGCCGACCACTGGTGGCTGTGCGGCCCCCACGGCATGGTCCGCGACGCCCAGCAGGTCCTCACCGGCCTCGGCGTGCCCGCCGACCGCGTCCACCAGGAGCTGTTCTACGCCGACGACGAACCCGTACGCGAAGTCCGCCACGACGAGGCCGCCGTCGAGGGACCCGTCAGTGAGGTCACCATCACCCTCGACGGCCGCTCCACGACCTCCGCGCTCTCCCGCGACCGGTCCATCCTCGACGGGGCCCAGCGCACCCGCCCCGACCTGCCCTTCGCCTGCAAGGGCGGCGTCTGCGGCACCTGCCGCGCCCTCGTCACCGACGGCAAGGCCGACATGCGCCGCAACTTCGCCCTGGAGAAGAGCGAGGTCGACGCGGGCTACGTCCTGACCTGCCAGTCGTACCCGGTCTCCGAGACGCTCACGGTCGACTTCGACAGCTGA
- the pgm gene encoding phosphoglucomutase (alpha-D-glucose-1,6-bisphosphate-dependent) → MQDARAGQVAGPEDLIDVARLVTAYYALHPDPAEPGQRVAFGTSGHRGSALAAAFNEDHIAATSQAICEYRAAQGTDGPLFLGADTHALSEPARITALEVFAANDVTVLIDQADGYTPTPAVSHAILAHNRNRTAGLADGVVVTPSHNPPADGGFKYNPPSGGPAGSEATSWIQDRANEIITGGLKDVRRVPYARALAAPGTGRYDFLGTYVADLPNVLDLDAIRAAGVRIGADPLGGASVAYWGRIAEQHRLDLTVVNPLTDPTWRFMTLDWDGKIRMDCSSPYAMASLIERRDQFDIATGNDADADRHGIVTPDGGLMNPNHYLAVAISYLFSHREQWPAGAGIGKTLVSSSMIDRVAADVGRQLVEVPVGFKWFVDGLSDGSLGFGGEESAGASFLRRDGSVWTTDKDGIILALLASEITAVTGKTPSQHYTQLTDRFGAPAYARVDAPASREEKALLAKLSPRQITADTLAGEPVTTVLTEAPGNGAALGGIKVATANAWFAARPSGTEDVYKIYAESFLGPDHLRRIQEEARSVVFAALGA, encoded by the coding sequence ATGCAGGACGCGCGAGCGGGGCAGGTCGCCGGGCCCGAGGACCTCATCGATGTGGCCCGCCTGGTCACGGCGTACTACGCGCTGCACCCCGACCCGGCCGAGCCCGGGCAACGGGTGGCGTTCGGCACCTCGGGACACCGCGGTTCGGCCCTCGCCGCGGCGTTCAACGAGGACCACATCGCGGCCACCAGCCAGGCCATCTGCGAGTACCGCGCCGCCCAGGGCACCGACGGCCCCCTCTTCCTCGGCGCCGACACCCACGCCCTGTCCGAGCCGGCGCGGATCACGGCACTGGAGGTGTTCGCCGCCAACGACGTGACCGTCCTCATCGACCAGGCCGACGGCTACACGCCCACCCCTGCGGTCTCGCACGCCATCCTCGCCCACAACCGCAACCGCACCGCCGGCCTCGCCGACGGCGTCGTGGTCACCCCCTCGCACAACCCGCCCGCCGACGGCGGCTTCAAGTACAACCCGCCGAGCGGCGGCCCCGCCGGTTCCGAGGCGACCTCCTGGATCCAGGACCGCGCCAACGAGATCATCACCGGCGGCCTGAAGGACGTACGGCGCGTCCCCTACGCCCGCGCCCTGGCCGCACCCGGCACCGGCCGTTACGACTTCCTCGGCACCTACGTGGCCGACCTGCCGAACGTGCTGGACCTGGACGCGATCCGGGCCGCCGGTGTGCGCATCGGCGCCGATCCGCTGGGCGGCGCCTCGGTCGCCTACTGGGGCCGGATCGCCGAACAGCACCGGCTCGACCTGACGGTGGTCAACCCGCTCACCGACCCCACCTGGCGCTTCATGACGCTGGACTGGGACGGCAAGATCCGCATGGACTGCTCCTCGCCGTACGCCATGGCCTCGCTCATCGAGCGGCGCGACCAGTTCGACATCGCCACCGGCAACGACGCCGACGCCGACCGGCACGGCATCGTCACACCGGACGGGGGCCTGATGAACCCCAACCACTATCTGGCCGTGGCGATCTCGTACCTGTTCTCGCACCGGGAGCAGTGGCCCGCGGGCGCCGGGATCGGCAAGACCCTGGTGTCCTCCAGCATGATCGACCGGGTCGCGGCGGACGTCGGCCGGCAGTTGGTCGAAGTCCCCGTCGGCTTCAAGTGGTTCGTGGACGGCCTGTCCGACGGCTCGCTCGGCTTCGGCGGCGAGGAGTCGGCGGGCGCGTCCTTCCTGCGCCGGGACGGCTCGGTGTGGACCACCGACAAGGACGGCATCATCCTGGCCCTGCTCGCCTCCGAGATCACGGCGGTCACGGGCAAGACGCCGTCGCAGCACTACACCCAGCTCACCGACCGCTTCGGCGCCCCCGCCTACGCGCGCGTCGACGCCCCCGCCTCCCGCGAGGAGAAGGCACTGCTCGCCAAGCTGTCCCCGCGCCAGATCACCGCCGACACCCTCGCCGGCGAGCCGGTCACCACGGTCCTCACCGAGGCCCCCGGCAACGGCGCCGCCCTCGGCGGGATCAAGGTGGCCACCGCCAACGCCTGGTTCGCGGCCCGCCCTTCGGGCACCGAGGACGTCTACAAGATCTACGCGGAGTCCTTCCTCGGCCCGGACCATCTGCGCCGGATCCAGGAGGAGGCCAGGTCCGTGGTGTTCGCGGCGCTGGGCGCCTGA
- a CDS encoding HAD family hydrolase has protein sequence MSTLDGTSVIFDLDGTLVDSEPNYFEASRELLAAHGVREYSWQDNEEYVGIGTWETLGLWKERYGIRAPRAALLDELDRRYLELARVSTRVFPEMRGFVELLAAEEVAMAVASGSSRPAIEAILSGTGLDAYLRTVVSADEVERGKPAPDIFLEAARRLGAAPGDCVVLEDAAPGAAAAHAAGMRCVAIPYVPAHAGLPAFATAGLLLRGGQSEFTARSAYDWIATASGSC, from the coding sequence ATGAGCACTCTCGACGGCACTTCGGTCATCTTCGATCTCGACGGAACGCTCGTGGACAGTGAGCCGAACTACTTCGAAGCGTCGCGCGAGCTGCTCGCCGCTCATGGCGTACGCGAGTACAGCTGGCAGGACAACGAGGAATACGTGGGCATCGGCACCTGGGAGACGCTCGGGCTCTGGAAGGAGCGGTACGGGATCCGGGCGCCGCGCGCCGCACTCCTCGACGAGCTGGACCGCCGCTATCTGGAGCTGGCCCGCGTCTCCACCCGCGTCTTCCCGGAGATGCGGGGGTTCGTGGAGCTGCTGGCGGCCGAGGAGGTGGCGATGGCCGTGGCCTCGGGGTCGTCGCGCCCGGCCATCGAGGCGATCCTCTCCGGCACGGGTCTGGACGCGTATCTGCGGACCGTCGTGTCGGCCGACGAGGTCGAGCGCGGCAAGCCCGCCCCCGACATCTTCCTGGAGGCCGCCCGCCGGCTGGGGGCGGCCCCGGGCGACTGTGTGGTCCTGGAGGACGCGGCTCCGGGCGCGGCCGCCGCCCACGCGGCCGGGATGCGCTGCGTCGCGATCCCGTACGTCCCCGCCCACGCCGGCCTTCCGGCTTTCGCGACCGCCGGGCTGCTGCTGCGGGGCGGCCAGAGCGAGTTCACGGCCCGGTCGGCGTACGACTGGATCGCCACCGCGTCGGGTTCCTGCTGA
- a CDS encoding sirohydrochlorin chelatase produces MSSPTGPASGLPVRMPRPRQPGRHRRPEPLAAPEGAPALVLAVPGTPSAATRSLAEEVVSIARSELPGLDARIGYVDGDGAEFPTLQSVLTHAAEERTARFEQARAAGLDVKEPDGPVSVVVPLLAGPDSATLRQVRQAVMESRVAADLTDVLGPHPLLAEALHVRLSEAGLARADRARLFTVATAADGIILASVGGEEAVQAAGITGMLLAARLAVPVMAAALDQEGSIQSVAEQLRSSGSQQLALAPYLIGPEIDAELVLAAAQEAGCSAAEALGPYPAIGKLALGKYTTALGIAPQQPQGMPVR; encoded by the coding sequence ATGAGCTCCCCCACTGGGCCCGCATCCGGCCTGCCTGTACGAATGCCGCGACCCCGCCAGCCGGGGCGACACCGTCGCCCCGAGCCCCTGGCGGCTCCCGAGGGCGCGCCCGCGCTCGTCCTCGCGGTGCCGGGCACGCCCAGCGCCGCCACGCGCAGCCTCGCCGAGGAGGTCGTGAGCATCGCGCGCTCCGAGCTCCCCGGCCTCGACGCCCGGATCGGGTACGTCGACGGGGACGGCGCGGAGTTCCCCACCCTGCAGTCCGTGCTCACGCACGCCGCCGAGGAGCGCACCGCCCGCTTCGAGCAGGCCCGTGCCGCGGGCCTGGACGTCAAGGAGCCGGACGGCCCCGTCTCCGTCGTCGTGCCGCTGTTGGCCGGTCCGGACAGCGCGACGCTGCGCCAGGTCCGCCAGGCCGTCATGGAGAGCCGTGTCGCGGCCGACCTGACCGATGTCCTCGGCCCGCACCCGCTGCTCGCCGAGGCGCTGCACGTGCGTCTCTCCGAGGCCGGCCTGGCCCGCGCCGACCGCGCCCGCCTCTTCACCGTGGCGACCGCAGCCGACGGCATCATCCTCGCCTCTGTGGGCGGCGAGGAGGCCGTGCAGGCCGCCGGGATCACGGGCATGCTGCTTGCCGCGCGGCTCGCCGTGCCGGTGATGGCCGCCGCGCTCGACCAGGAGGGCTCGATCCAGTCCGTGGCCGAGCAGCTGCGCTCCTCGGGCTCCCAGCAGCTCGCCCTCGCGCCGTATCTGATAGGGCCGGAGATCGACGCGGAGCTGGTCCTGGCGGCCGCTCAGGAGGCGGGCTGCTCCGCCGCCGAGGCGCTCGGTCCGTACCCGGCGATCGGCAAGCTGGCGCTCGGCAAGTACACGACGGCGCTCGGCATCGCTCCGCAGCAGCCGCAGGGCATGCCGGTCCGCTGA